TCAAGCAATTCGCGCGACAGCCTGTTTGCAATTGATTCGAGCACGGGTTTATAATCTGATCTGAAAGTCTATTTCGGATCGAATCCGTTTTGATATGAGTGAGATGAATACTCAACGAATCAATGTCAGGAGTCTGTGAGAATGCGTTACCTGGTTAATACTCTCTCTGTATTCGCAGCAATTGCGATCACACTGTTTCCGGTCGAAGACTTGGCCGCTTCCCAGCCTGTGGAAGGAGTTCTGGTGGAAGCAGAAAGTTTCGACCAGCAGGGTGGCTGGAAACTGGATACCCAGTTTATCAACATCATGGGCTCTCCCTATCTGTTGGCGCATGGACTCGGCCAGCCAGTGGCAGACGCAGAAACGACCGTCCAGTTTCCCTCTACCGGAAAATATCGCGTTCTCGTTCGCACGAAAGACTGGGTTGCTCCCTGGAAAGCCAAGGGGGCTCCAGGCCGGTTCCAGTTGATGATTGATGGGAAACCCTTAAAGGAAACCTTTGGTACCAAGAGCGCCAAATGGTTCTGGCACGATGGTGGTACGGTCGAGATCACAAAACCGGAAGCGAAACTGGCGTTGCATGACCTGACAGGTTTTGAAGGGCGCTGCGATGCCATTCTGTTTACAAAAGATCTCAACTACCAGCCCCCCAACGACCTGTCTCCCATGGATCAGTGGCGCAAAGGCATGCTCGGCCTGCCGGATCAGCCGGAAAAAACGAAGAAATATGACCTGGTCGTTGTCGGTGGTGGATATTCCGGCATGGGAGCCGCGATCTCCGCTGCCCGCATGGGTTGTTCGGTCGCGCTCATCCAGGATCGTCCGGTTCTGGGTGGTAATGGCAGTTCAGAAGTTCGTGTCTGGGCACAGGGACTGGTACGTCGTGGGAAATATCCTCATCTCGGAGAGATCATCGCCGAATTCGCTGATTCGGCTGCTGCTTCTCCTGGTACTTATGAAGAGTACGGCGACAAATTGAAAGAAGATGTCGTCCGCGCCGAAAAAAATATCGACCTGTTTCTCAATACGCGTGCCTATGCGGTGAAAAAAGAGGGAGAAGCCATTCAGAGCGTGACCGCCTTCAATACCAAATCCAGCAAACGCACGGAATTTCTCGGTTCGCTCTTCGCGGACTGCACGGGTCATGGAGAAATCGGATACCTGGCGGGTGCCGACTATTACACACATGAAAAAGGCCACATGGGCATGAGCAACATGTGGACCTGGCAAGAAGCAGAAACAGAGAAATCATTTCCCGATGTCAGCTGGGCACTCAACCTGAATATGGATGACTTCCCGTACCCCAAACGTTTTCATGGCGAATGGTTCTGGGAAAGCGGCTTTGACAAAGATCCCATCAAAGATCTGGAATCCATGCGAGACTGGAATTTCCGTGCCGTCTATGGTGCCTGGAACGCCATGAAAAACAAAGGGGGCAAAGACAAGCACCCCAATGCGGAATTAACCTGGATGGCTTTTATCGGCGGACCACGCGAATCTCGTATGCTCCGCGGCGACGTCATTCTGCGTAAAAAAGATATTGTGAATAAAATCGCTTTTCCGGATGGCTGTGTGCCCAGCACCTGGTCCATCGATTTACACTATCCCAAAAAACAATACATGCAGAAATACCCGGAAGACCCCTTCATTTCACAAGCTGTTTTCGACAGTCGCGTCGACCGCAGATTCGGTTATCCCGTTCCCTATCGATGCTTTTACTCACGCAACATCCCGAACCTGTTTATGGCAGGGCGTTGTGTCAGTGTCACTCATGAAGCACTCGGAACAGTGCGTGTTATGAAAACGGGTGGCATGATGGGTGAAGTCGTCGGTAAGGCGGCCGCCGTTTGCACTGACAAAGACTGCAGTCCCCGTGAAGTCTATACGGATTACTATCAGGACCTCGAAAAACTGATGTCCCGAAAAGGCGTCGAACGCCGCGATACAATTGATGGTCAGTTCTATACGCCGAAAGATTCCAAAGAACTGCCCCCCATCATCGATGCCTACATCGACCCGACGACACTCCCGGGTCTGGTCATTGATGACGAAAACAACAACGTACAGTTCGTCGGTACCTGGACCAGAGGGGAAGGTCTGAAAGGCTTTATCGGCAACCACTACGTCTATCATGGCAAAGGGAAAAAAGCCGAGATTCACTTTAAATTCCAGGTTGATAAAACAGGAAAATATGAAGTCCGTCTGGCTTATGGTCACCATGAAAATCGTGCTACCAACACTCCGGTTACCGTTCGCTCTCCTCAGGAAACGAAAACGGTGAAAATCAATCAGAGAATCAAACCACCATTAAAGAACGGCTTTATTTCTCTTGGCACCTTTGAATTTGAGAAAGGGCAACAGATTGAGGTCGTCATGTCCAATGAGGGAGTGGACGGGAATGTGCACGCCGATGCAATTCAGGTCCTGCCTGCTGACTGAGCTCATTCTCTGAGTCAGACTGCCGTTGCACCATTGTTTGAAATCAACACCAGAGAATAAACGACTCAGGCAAAGCAGACTGCCTGAGTTGATGAGAACAGGATGACAGACTTACCGCAAGCCGTGAAGCCTCAACGATCGAAACGGCGCGCCAGTCTCTTAAAGTCACTTTCTCTCAAGTTCTACCGGATGGCTCTCCTGATTCTCATTCTCTGTCTGATCAGGGATTACTTTGTGCGGCTGCGCGTCCAGGGCAAGGCTCCCATTGAACTTCAAGAAGTCCAGAAGATTCTACCCGCCGCTCATTCACTGCAGGTTGATCATTCGGACCGGATGGGACTGTTTGTCCTGAACCAGAGTCAGAAGCAAATCGGGTATGCGATTCGTACTTCACCGGTCTCCGATGGCATTATCGGCTACTGTGGCCCTTCTGACACCTTAATCGTATTTAGCCCGCAGACAGACCGCATCGCCGGCATCTCCATCCGCAGCAGCGGTGACACCACCTCGCACGTCAATGATGTCCGTCAGAATGAGTACTGGATGAACCTCTGGCAGGAATATGGCTGGAATAGAATCGCTGAGCTGGATCTCCAGTCGGGGGAGATCGAAGGGGTTTCCGGCGCTACCATGACCAGTATGGGCATCGCCCATGCCATCGCGCATCGGATTCGCATCTCTGAACAGAAAGCACAGGAAGATCCCCCGTTTGTATTCCGAGTGAAAGACGCAACCATTATTGGCTTTTGTATTGCCGCATGCCTGATTACTTTTACGCGTCTCAAGCGGATTCACTGGTTGCGAAAATTTTTCAAACTCGTCGCATTGATTTATCTCGGCTTCTGGACGGGAGACCTGCTGGCGGAATCGCTGTTTGCCGGCTGGGCCCGGTATGCGGTTCCCTGGAGAACGGTCTCGGGACTTGTCGTATTGGCTGCAGTCGCTGTGCTGGTTCCCTGGACGACCCGTCGGAATGTTTATTGTCAGAACATCTGCCCGCATGGGACCGCACAGGAATTTCTGGGAAGACTGCTTCCCGCACGGTCAAAGTGGAAAATCAGACCGGATATCAAACGGGCATTACGCTGGATCCCGGCTTTATTAATCGGGCTGATTCTCATGATTCTTTTTTTAAGAATCCCCGTCGACCTGGCGGAACTGGAAGCCTTCGATGCTTACCTGCTGGCATCGGCAGGCATTGCTTCGATCATTATTGCAGTGGCAGGACTTGTCGCTTCCCTGTTTGTCCCACAGGCTTACTGTCACTATGGCTGCCCCACCGGAGCCATTTTTGAATTTGTCCGATCGCATGGCAGCGCGGATCATTTTAGCAGAAGCGATCTGGTGGCCGGCCTGTTTCTGATTCTGGCAATGGTCTTGAACCAATACGCTGAACAATTACAGCAGTTACTGCTGAACTGACTCTACTCGATATTGATGTTCGAAGCATCGTCTTGAATCTGTTGCCTGATCAACGCTTTGCTGATCACATTCACCAGTTTTTGAGGTTTGTAGGGTTTTTTCAGAAAATGGACGATTTCGGACCCCTGCATCTGTTCCGAAATATCAGTCTCACTCAGTCCACTTGTAAGAATCACAGGGATGTCTACTCCCTTCTTCCTCAGCAGTTCAAAGGTCTCAACACCACTTAAACCTGGCATAGTCATATCCAGAAGAATCACGCTGATCTCGTCACGATGATTCTCATAAAGGTCCAGGCCTTCATTACCTGAATAAGCAGTCATCACGGAAAACCCAAAGCGTTGCAACACGCGATTCACCACTTTACACACTGCCAGGTCATCATCAATCACCAGAATGGAACCGGATTCCACCGGTACTTGCGATTCGGCACTGCCATCATCATCGAGATCGACAGACGCTTCGACTGCCAGAGGTAAAATTACGCGAAAGCAGGAACCTCGATCCGTAATAGACTCAACGTGTAACCCCCCATGGTGCCCTCTGATAATCCCAGAGACACCAGCCAGCCCCAGTCCCCGACCAGTAAATTTGGTTGTAAAAAACGGGTCAAACATTTTTGACTGGCAGTCAGCATCCATACCGCTCCCGTTGTCCTCCACTTCGAGAAAGACAAATCGACCTGGGGTTCCATTTTCACAGAAATAATATTCTGAGAATTCATCCTTACCCAACTCGCTGACACCGGTGCGAATCTTGATCTTGCCTGCTTCTGCCTGGTTTTGAATCGCTTCAGAAGCATTGGTCAGTAAATTCAGAACCACCTGCTCTATCTGACCTGTATCACCATGGATCATTAGTTCTTCAGCAGACAGATCCAGGTCAATGGGTGCATTCGGAGAAACAATCGATTTCATGATCTCTACTGTTTCCTGAATTACGCGATTTAAATTAAAAGTCATTGAGGCAAAGGTACGACGCCCGGAATAGGCCAGGAGCCGCTCGCAGATTTTCGCAGCATGACGCGCGGCCATTTCAATGCTTTTCACGTAGGGAGCCACTGGAGACTCCTCATCCAGTTCCATTAATACGAGATTCGTATTCCCTAATATTGCCAGAAGTAAGTTATTAAAATCATGGGCAACTCCACCAGCGAGTACGCCCAGACTTTCCAGTTTCTGGGCATGCAGCATCTGTGCATGCAGGTGATCTTTTTCTTCCTCAATCTGAATTCGATCTGTGATATCCCGGATAACCTTGATATATCCGGTAATCTGGTTATCAGATCGTCTGAGGGGGGTAACGATCGTCTCCCCCTGAAAACGGGAACCATCGGCACGTCGATACTCAACAATAAACGGTTTTAAAACACGGGTGTTGGGAAAGGAAACCCGGTTGAACTGCTCTTCATACAGACTGGAAGAGACAATAAGTTCGCGAACCGGCCGGCCCAGCAGATCCGCTTCTTGACAACGGAAGTGGATCTGAATCGACTCGTTACACATGACGATATTATGGCTGCGGTCAGTCACAATCATCGCATCTGTCACGGAGTGAAATATGATCTGTAATAAAATCCGTTGCCGATTCAGTTGCTCAATGGTTTTCTTTCGAACCGTCACGTCAATCGCCAGCCCGATACATCCGATAATTTCATCATTCATATTTCGTAACGGCTCGATATGGATATCCAGGTAGGTATTCTCGAACTGTTGTTCGAACCGTACAGATTCCCCTTTCAAGGTTCGCTGATGCATCGCCGTCATATTGACAGAAACATCCTGCGATTTATGGAAATTATAGATGCCTTTCCCCACCGTTTCTGCCGGTTGAATCCCCAACTGGTTCAGCCCTGCTCCGACGATAGATGTATATTGATTATCAAGGTCAGTCGTCCACAGAATCGCAGGGATCTGATCCATAATGATGCGCAGGCGCGCTTCACTTTCCAGACGAATCTGCTGGGAACGTTTCAGATCATCAATATCAATATGGGTACCGATAATCTGCAGAGGAACTTTTTGCGGGCTGTAAGCAGAGATTCTGCCACGTGTAAATACCCATTTCCATGTACCATCTTTTTTCTTGATCCGAACCTCAACATCATAAGAACTCGACTTACCTGAAATATAATCGTTGAGCGCTTTCACTGATGTCACATAATCATCCGGGTGGATCATTTGAGTCCACGCCTGATTGATTGCAGGCTCTAATTCCGCTGGTTCCTTCAGATCCTGCAACCTGGCAAACGCTTCGGGAAATTCGCCGGGACCATAACCCAGCATCGCATACCAGTGCTCATCGAAATAGACCTGTCCTGTCGTCAGGTCATATTCCCAGAATCCGATGGACGAACCCCGGGCAGCCATGGTGATGCGCAATTCACTTTCCTGCAGCTTCTTTTCGGCCTGCGCGCGACTGAGTTCAGCAGCTGCCCGATAAGTATAATTCCTGATGACAGGAAGTTTACACAAATCTTCAAAGACAGGGCGATCTCCCAGCAGCATCAAATGGCCTTGAACCTCTCCATCCTTATCGATCATCGGGAGACTGAAATAAGATTCAATGCCATTTTTGATGAGAAATTCGTCTTGCGGATACTGCCCGGAGACTCCCTGATGTACTGAATAGGGATCCTTCCCAATAGCGTGCTCACAGGGAGAGCCAACGATATCGTATTCAAAATCGGGCCCTGGTTTTCCATCAACAGAAACGCCAAAGGTTTTACATTTAGTACTCTGGTCTCTTTGATGCTGAACCAGACAGACATACTTCATTTTTAAAGCATGAGATAATTCCTGCACCAGACGTTTAAAAAATTCATCGCCGGTGACATCACTTGTCGCTCGAGTCAATCTTTTCAGTAATCGCTCATTTTGCCGCTGCGCGGAAATGCTGTTCAACAACCAAAGCTCTTGTTCCGGGTTGTTCGGCAGCTTGACTTCACACAAATGCTGAATACCATCGGCATGTTGAAACCAGATTTCCGCCTGATCTGGTTCACTGGAATCTGTTTTTAATTCAGCTTCAGTCTGCAATTCAAACAGCCGCCCCAGATTCGCTTCAAATAATTCTGGAGTTTCAATTGAGTTCCCCAGTAACTCTTCGGATCGCTGGTTGATAATCAGCGTTTCGCCCGCGCGGAATACCACCCCCGCGGGAATACTTTCGATTATTAATTTAATAGATGCATTGTCGGATACTTGAGGATAGGATTGTTTTGTTGAATCCGTCCTATTTTGCGTAGTATCTATACGGAACTGTTTAATGTTCCCTCTGGTGGAAGCGAAGTGGAACTTCATTCACTGAGACTCCCTGGAATGTTACTGATGTTCATAATGCTAGGTCATTCCTTACAACCCCTGACTTTGATTTGACATAGGTAGGGGTATGCTACAAAATCATAGTTGTAATCGATATGCCAAACACGCAATCCTGAAGAATTGACTCACAAATTTGCCCTCAGGGTCTCCTGCCTTTAAAAGTTCTAAAAGAAAGCCAACAGCAGTGAAGAAATCTCTAAATATTTTCCTGTGCCTGATCACAGCGATCCTTGCTGTAATATCATCAAACCAGCTCAGAGCAAACGAGCAGAAACTTGAACTGAAACCACACGATCATATTGTTTTCATCGGCAATACCTTTCCGGAACGCATGCAGGACGCAGGTTATTTTGAAACACTGCTGCACAGTCGCTTCCCCGATAAGGAACTCGTTGTCAGGAACCTGGGCTGGTCGGCTGATGAACTGACATTGCGTCCCCGCTCCAAAGATTTTCAGGATCACGGGCATAATCTGGAAGATCACAAAGCAGATGTCATTATCGCCTGCTTTGGTTTCAATGAGTCCTTTGCCGGAAAAGCAGGACTCCCCCAATTCGAAACAGATCTGAAGAATTTCATCGACACAACCCTGGCAGCCAAATACAACGGTAAATCACATCCGCGGCTGGTTCTCTTTTCCCCCATTGCTACAGAAAATCTGAACCGCCCTGGCCTCACAGACGGAAAAGAAAACAACGAACGCATTAAGCTCTACACGGACGCGATGCAAAAAATCGCTAAAGAAAAGAACGTGATCTTCGTCGATCTTTTCACGCCCAGTAAAAAACTGATGGAAGCTGACGACCACGCTTTAACATTCAATGGCATCCACCTGACTGACTACGGCTACCAGCAGCTTGCTCCCGTCATCGACGAAGCACTGTTCGGACCACGAGATACGTCAGGTTCAACCGTGGACATGAAAAAACTCCGCGCCGAAGTTCTGGAAAAGAACAAACAATTCTGGTACGACTATCGCGCCGTCAATGGTTACTATATTTACGGCGGCCGCAAAGAACCTTTTGGCGTGGTTAACTTCCCGTCTGAATTTGCCAAGCTCCGTAAAATGATCGCCAATCGCGACAAACGCATCTGGGCCGTGGCACAAGGGAAAACGGTCCCGGTAAAAATTGATGACAGCAACACTGGTGACTTCGCCGACATCAAGACCAACGTCAAAGACCCGGCTTCCATTAAAATCACTTCGCCTGAAGAATCACAGAAACAGTTCGAATTGCCCGAAGGCTTCGAAATCAATCTGTTCGCTTCCGAAGTCGAATTCCCCGAACTGAAGAACCCTGTGCAGTTCGCCTTCGACAGTAAAGGCCGCCTCTGGGTCTGCACGATGGCATCCTACCCGATGTACCTGCCAGGCAAAGAAGTCGATGACAAAATCCTGATCCTGGAAGACACAAACGGCGACGGACGTGCCGACAAACAGACGGTCTTCGCTGACGGCCTGCATCTGCCCACTGGTATTGAACTGGGAGACGGCGGAGTCTATGTCGCTCAACAGCCGAACCTGGTCTTCCTGAAAGACACCGATGGCGACGACCACGCTGACTACAAAGAAATCGTCCTGCACGGATTCGATTCCGCAGACTCCCATCATTCTATCAGCGCCTTTACCTGGGGACCCGGTGGCGGCCTGTACTTCCAGGAAGGAACCTTCCACCACAGTCAGGTCGAAACCCCCTATGGTCCACAGCGCGTCAAGAACGCAGGCATCTTCCGCTATGAACCGCGTACCGAAAAAACAAGTATCTTTGTCTCGTACAGCTATGCCAACCCCTGGGGGCACGTCTTCGACCGCTGGGGACAGAACTTTGTCGCCGATGCGTCCGGCGGAGCCAATTACTTCGGTACCGCCTATTCCGGTGACCTGGATTATCCTCGCAAACACGCCGGCATGAAACACTTCCTCAAAAAACAATGGCGGCCGACCGCAGGTTGTGAGTTCGTTTCCAGCCGCCAGTTTCCCGATGAACTTCAGGGGAATTACCTGCTCAACAACTGCATCGGCTTTCACGGCGTACTGCAGTACAAAATGAAAGATGATGGTTCCGGTTTCGCAGCTGATCCTGTCGAACCATTGGTCAAATCGACCGATACGAACTTTCGCCCTGTCGACCTGCAGTTCGGCCCCGATGGAGCGCTGTACCTGATTGACTGGTTCAACCCGCTCGTAGGACACATGCAGCATTCGATTCGCGATCCCAACCGCGATGCACAGCATGGTCGTATCTGGCGTGTTACCTATTCGAAAAAACCATTGCTCAAAGATCCGAATATCGCAGACGCTTCAATCCCTGAATTGCTCGACCTGTTAAAAACCTATGAAGATCAGGTTCGTTACCGGGTTCGTCGTGAACTGCGTGTCCGTGACACAAATCAAGTCATCGACGCCTTGAATCAATGGGTTGCCGGCCTGGATCCCCAAGAGGAAAACTATCAGCACAACCTGCTGGAAGCGCTCTGGGTCCGCCAGAGCCTGGATGTCGTCGATGTCGACTTCCTGAAAAAGATGCTGCAATCTCCCGAACCCAAAGCGCGGGCCGCCGCCACGCGTGTCCTTTGCTACTGGCGTGATCGTGTTGACAACTCTCTGGACCTGCTGCAGGTTCAGATCAATGATGAAAACCCAAGGGTCAGACTGGAAGCCATTCGTGCACTCAGTTTTTACAATGATCCGCGTGCACTTGAGATCGCCGTTGAATCACTGATTCATCCGCAGGACTATTATCTTGAGTACGCATTAAAAGAAACGATGGATACCCTCGAAAAACGCATGGAAGCCAACTAGTTTTTCGAGTCACACCTGAAGGAATTAAAAACCATCCCGGAGTCAATCAGTAATCCGGGATGGTTTCCCTCACCCTGAATTCCTTTGATGCCGGGCCACCTGACGGCCTGTCTTATTTTCTTACCTTATGCAGAGTTAGTTCATAATGAGAATTCGATCCCGTATCTTTTCCGCCCTTAGCATTACAGTCATCGCGATGCTGTTGAGTTTATCCTGCTCCGGAGAATTATCAGCCCAGTCCCAGAGTAGTGTCTCTCACATGATGAGACTTCTCAAAAGCGGCCGCATTCCTGCCTCTCGCCAGGGTACGATTATTGAACTGATCTGCCGCAAAGGAAATCCGGAAGAACTCGGTTTTATCTGGGAGCAAATCGTCAACGATAAGTTCCAGGGAGAAGTCAAAGAAAAATCGCTGCTCGCGCTGAAAGAAGCATTTCAGAATCGAAAAATCAAACCCTCTGGTTCCCTGGCTGACATCAGTAAACTGATCGACGCCAAACCGCCCGTCAATCAGATTGCAATCGAGCTGGCAGGTTTATGGAAAGTCTCCGGGGCAGCAGACAAATTACAACAACTGGCTCTCTCTGCCAAAACCGATGAGAAACTACGAACGGCATCCATTGACGCCCTGGTTTCCATTGGAGGTCCAGAGAGCATCAAAGCCATGCA
The sequence above is a segment of the Gimesia algae genome. Coding sequences within it:
- a CDS encoding PAS domain-containing hybrid sensor histidine kinase/response regulator codes for the protein MVFRAGETLIINQRSEELLGNSIETPELFEANLGRLFELQTEAELKTDSSEPDQAEIWFQHADGIQHLCEVKLPNNPEQELWLLNSISAQRQNERLLKRLTRATSDVTGDEFFKRLVQELSHALKMKYVCLVQHQRDQSTKCKTFGVSVDGKPGPDFEYDIVGSPCEHAIGKDPYSVHQGVSGQYPQDEFLIKNGIESYFSLPMIDKDGEVQGHLMLLGDRPVFEDLCKLPVIRNYTYRAAAELSRAQAEKKLQESELRITMAARGSSIGFWEYDLTTGQVYFDEHWYAMLGYGPGEFPEAFARLQDLKEPAELEPAINQAWTQMIHPDDYVTSVKALNDYISGKSSSYDVEVRIKKKDGTWKWVFTRGRISAYSPQKVPLQIIGTHIDIDDLKRSQQIRLESEARLRIIMDQIPAILWTTDLDNQYTSIVGAGLNQLGIQPAETVGKGIYNFHKSQDVSVNMTAMHQRTLKGESVRFEQQFENTYLDIHIEPLRNMNDEIIGCIGLAIDVTVRKKTIEQLNRQRILLQIIFHSVTDAMIVTDRSHNIVMCNESIQIHFRCQEADLLGRPVRELIVSSSLYEEQFNRVSFPNTRVLKPFIVEYRRADGSRFQGETIVTPLRRSDNQITGYIKVIRDITDRIQIEEEKDHLHAQMLHAQKLESLGVLAGGVAHDFNNLLLAILGNTNLVLMELDEESPVAPYVKSIEMAARHAAKICERLLAYSGRRTFASMTFNLNRVIQETVEIMKSIVSPNAPIDLDLSAEELMIHGDTGQIEQVVLNLLTNASEAIQNQAEAGKIKIRTGVSELGKDEFSEYYFCENGTPGRFVFLEVEDNGSGMDADCQSKMFDPFFTTKFTGRGLGLAGVSGIIRGHHGGLHVESITDRGSCFRVILPLAVEASVDLDDDGSAESQVPVESGSILVIDDDLAVCKVVNRVLQRFGFSVMTAYSGNEGLDLYENHRDEISVILLDMTMPGLSGVETFELLRKKGVDIPVILTSGLSETDISEQMQGSEIVHFLKKPYKPQKLVNVISKALIRQQIQDDASNINIE
- a CDS encoding FAD-dependent oxidoreductase codes for the protein MRYLVNTLSVFAAIAITLFPVEDLAASQPVEGVLVEAESFDQQGGWKLDTQFINIMGSPYLLAHGLGQPVADAETTVQFPSTGKYRVLVRTKDWVAPWKAKGAPGRFQLMIDGKPLKETFGTKSAKWFWHDGGTVEITKPEAKLALHDLTGFEGRCDAILFTKDLNYQPPNDLSPMDQWRKGMLGLPDQPEKTKKYDLVVVGGGYSGMGAAISAARMGCSVALIQDRPVLGGNGSSEVRVWAQGLVRRGKYPHLGEIIAEFADSAAASPGTYEEYGDKLKEDVVRAEKNIDLFLNTRAYAVKKEGEAIQSVTAFNTKSSKRTEFLGSLFADCTGHGEIGYLAGADYYTHEKGHMGMSNMWTWQEAETEKSFPDVSWALNLNMDDFPYPKRFHGEWFWESGFDKDPIKDLESMRDWNFRAVYGAWNAMKNKGGKDKHPNAELTWMAFIGGPRESRMLRGDVILRKKDIVNKIAFPDGCVPSTWSIDLHYPKKQYMQKYPEDPFISQAVFDSRVDRRFGYPVPYRCFYSRNIPNLFMAGRCVSVTHEALGTVRVMKTGGMMGEVVGKAAAVCTDKDCSPREVYTDYYQDLEKLMSRKGVERRDTIDGQFYTPKDSKELPPIIDAYIDPTTLPGLVIDDENNNVQFVGTWTRGEGLKGFIGNHYVYHGKGKKAEIHFKFQVDKTGKYEVRLAYGHHENRATNTPVTVRSPQETKTVKINQRIKPPLKNGFISLGTFEFEKGQQIEVVMSNEGVDGNVHADAIQVLPAD
- a CDS encoding FMN-binding protein; translation: MTDLPQAVKPQRSKRRASLLKSLSLKFYRMALLILILCLIRDYFVRLRVQGKAPIELQEVQKILPAAHSLQVDHSDRMGLFVLNQSQKQIGYAIRTSPVSDGIIGYCGPSDTLIVFSPQTDRIAGISIRSSGDTTSHVNDVRQNEYWMNLWQEYGWNRIAELDLQSGEIEGVSGATMTSMGIAHAIAHRIRISEQKAQEDPPFVFRVKDATIIGFCIAACLITFTRLKRIHWLRKFFKLVALIYLGFWTGDLLAESLFAGWARYAVPWRTVSGLVVLAAVAVLVPWTTRRNVYCQNICPHGTAQEFLGRLLPARSKWKIRPDIKRALRWIPALLIGLILMILFLRIPVDLAELEAFDAYLLASAGIASIIIAVAGLVASLFVPQAYCHYGCPTGAIFEFVRSHGSADHFSRSDLVAGLFLILAMVLNQYAEQLQQLLLN
- a CDS encoding PVC-type heme-binding CxxCH protein yields the protein MKKSLNIFLCLITAILAVISSNQLRANEQKLELKPHDHIVFIGNTFPERMQDAGYFETLLHSRFPDKELVVRNLGWSADELTLRPRSKDFQDHGHNLEDHKADVIIACFGFNESFAGKAGLPQFETDLKNFIDTTLAAKYNGKSHPRLVLFSPIATENLNRPGLTDGKENNERIKLYTDAMQKIAKEKNVIFVDLFTPSKKLMEADDHALTFNGIHLTDYGYQQLAPVIDEALFGPRDTSGSTVDMKKLRAEVLEKNKQFWYDYRAVNGYYIYGGRKEPFGVVNFPSEFAKLRKMIANRDKRIWAVAQGKTVPVKIDDSNTGDFADIKTNVKDPASIKITSPEESQKQFELPEGFEINLFASEVEFPELKNPVQFAFDSKGRLWVCTMASYPMYLPGKEVDDKILILEDTNGDGRADKQTVFADGLHLPTGIELGDGGVYVAQQPNLVFLKDTDGDDHADYKEIVLHGFDSADSHHSISAFTWGPGGGLYFQEGTFHHSQVETPYGPQRVKNAGIFRYEPRTEKTSIFVSYSYANPWGHVFDRWGQNFVADASGGANYFGTAYSGDLDYPRKHAGMKHFLKKQWRPTAGCEFVSSRQFPDELQGNYLLNNCIGFHGVLQYKMKDDGSGFAADPVEPLVKSTDTNFRPVDLQFGPDGALYLIDWFNPLVGHMQHSIRDPNRDAQHGRIWRVTYSKKPLLKDPNIADASIPELLDLLKTYEDQVRYRVRRELRVRDTNQVIDALNQWVAGLDPQEENYQHNLLEALWVRQSLDVVDVDFLKKMLQSPEPKARAAATRVLCYWRDRVDNSLDLLQVQINDENPRVRLEAIRALSFYNDPRALEIAVESLIHPQDYYLEYALKETMDTLEKRMEAN